In a single window of the Acidobacteriota bacterium genome:
- a CDS encoding tryptophan-rich sensory protein — protein MLAVKIQSYIVVIATTVVLWVNYLATTGRLNNIDTAVISDKYPTVLTPAGYAFAIWSLIYAGLIAFSIYQLFKLDCVRYRRVRPLYLLSCFLNALWLWLWHQEMLVACLIVIAALFLTALSIAVMFRNTDSPADTLIARGTFGLYAGWLTAATLVNLSIVIKASGAELSSLTWNLIAVACLLAATTMAVFVRFAFRNFLYPLAIAWAATAIAVKQSGNTAVVVAAALCVIVSLIMSISFVMDKKGMAVRGA, from the coding sequence ATGCTCGCAGTCAAGATCCAGTCTTACATCGTGGTCATCGCGACGACCGTTGTTCTTTGGGTCAATTATCTCGCGACGACCGGCCGGTTGAATAATATCGATACCGCTGTCATCTCGGATAAATATCCAACGGTTTTGACACCGGCGGGGTATGCCTTTGCGATATGGAGCCTGATCTACGCGGGTTTGATCGCGTTTTCGATATATCAGCTTTTCAAGCTCGACTGTGTTCGCTATCGCCGCGTCAGGCCGCTTTATCTTTTGAGCTGTTTTCTCAATGCCTTGTGGCTGTGGCTCTGGCATCAGGAAATGCTGGTCGCCTGTTTGATCGTGATAGCGGCGCTGTTCCTGACGGCGCTTTCGATCGCGGTGATGTTTCGAAATACCGATTCGCCCGCGGACACGCTGATCGCGCGCGGAACCTTCGGGCTTTACGCAGGCTGGCTCACGGCGGCTACGCTGGTAAATCTATCGATCGTGATCAAAGCGAGCGGTGCCGAGCTGTCATCGCTGACGTGGAACCTTATCGCGGTCGCATGCCTGTTGGCAGCCACCACGATGGCAGTTTTTGTGCGGTTCGCGTTCCGCAATTTTCTGTATCCGCTCGCCATCGCGTGGGCGGCGACGGCCATCGCCGTGAAACAAAGCGGTAACACTGCAGTTGTTGTCGCTGCTGCGCTGTGCGTCATTGTGTCGCTGATCATGTCCATAAGTTTCGTGATGGACAAGAAGGGAATGGCTGTGAGGGGCGCGTGA
- the aroE gene encoding shikimate dehydrogenase has product MKICVSIGEATAAAVLLRLEASSEADLFEVRFDYLPQSERNELVRLLSENSIRSKVIATLRPRAEGGRAELSREDRITFFNKLQGYFACDLEEDIAHISLEAKKKIVSFHDHSGVPIDISATFDRLASFSPNIIKIACTVDDAAYTLALWKLFGHAIDKGIGVVAIAMGEAGKWTRILGPAFGAPIAYAAYDNGTATAPGQFSFSELTVRYRIKEITPNTAVFGVIGDPVSSSLSPAMHNAAFAANGDDAVFVQFQVKDIEAFFRRMVLTDTREVGLNFRGFAVTMPHKLAVMPLLDGIDAAARAIGAVNTVEFADGKLIGRNTDAAGFVAPLLSRYGDIAGMRFAVIGAGGAARACVYALQRSGAETVVFARDVAGATAAFESFSNTIMPIDRNVSLEGFDVVVNATPVGMNGEILLSADQISGVRCVYDLITKDTPLIAEARDTEIDIIGGREMLLEQGILQYEMWLKREAPREVMRLAIETEERWESKP; this is encoded by the coding sequence GTGAAGATATGCGTTTCGATCGGCGAAGCGACCGCCGCTGCGGTTCTGCTAAGGCTTGAAGCGTCTTCTGAGGCTGACCTTTTCGAGGTCAGGTTCGATTATCTTCCGCAGAGCGAACGCAACGAATTGGTCCGGCTGTTATCCGAAAACTCAATTCGATCAAAGGTCATCGCAACCCTTCGTCCGAGAGCAGAGGGCGGCCGTGCCGAATTATCTCGCGAAGATCGCATCACGTTTTTTAACAAACTACAAGGTTATTTCGCCTGTGACCTAGAAGAAGATATCGCCCACATATCGCTCGAGGCCAAGAAAAAGATCGTCTCGTTTCACGATCATTCCGGCGTTCCTATTGATATTTCGGCAACATTCGACCGTCTCGCCTCTTTCAGCCCAAATATTATAAAGATCGCCTGCACCGTCGATGACGCCGCGTACACATTGGCGCTGTGGAAATTGTTCGGTCACGCAATAGATAAAGGCATCGGTGTGGTGGCGATCGCAATGGGCGAAGCCGGGAAGTGGACACGCATTCTCGGCCCCGCGTTCGGTGCACCGATTGCCTACGCCGCTTACGATAATGGCACTGCCACTGCTCCAGGACAATTTTCATTTTCTGAGTTAACCGTTAGATATCGAATAAAGGAAATTACGCCAAATACTGCCGTATTCGGCGTCATCGGCGATCCTGTTTCGTCGTCGCTGTCGCCTGCGATGCACAATGCGGCATTTGCGGCGAATGGCGACGACGCCGTCTTTGTGCAGTTTCAGGTTAAGGATATCGAGGCATTCTTTCGTCGGATGGTTCTAACTGATACGCGTGAGGTCGGTCTCAATTTTCGAGGATTTGCCGTCACAATGCCGCATAAACTTGCTGTAATGCCGCTGCTCGACGGCATTGACGCCGCCGCGCGAGCAATCGGTGCTGTGAATACTGTTGAGTTCGCCGATGGTAAACTCATTGGCCGAAACACTGATGCCGCGGGCTTTGTCGCTCCGCTTTTGTCGCGGTACGGCGATATCGCGGGCATGCGTTTTGCCGTGATCGGTGCGGGCGGGGCGGCACGGGCATGCGTTTACGCTCTTCAGCGGTCAGGGGCAGAGACGGTAGTCTTTGCTCGCGATGTCGCTGGGGCAACCGCCGCATTTGAGAGTTTTTCCAACACCATCATGCCGATCGACCGGAACGTCTCCTTAGAGGGATTTGACGTCGTAGTAAATGCAACGCCTGTCGGCATGAACGGTGAGATATTGCTTTCCGCTGATCAGATCTCGGGTGTAAGATGCGTGTATGACCTGATCACAAAAGATACTCCGTTGATCGCTGAGGCACGCGATACGGAAATTGACATCATTGGCGGAAGAGAGATGTTATTGGAGCAGGGAATTCTGCAGTACGAAATGTGGTTGAAAAGGGAAGCACCGCGTGAGGTAATGCGGCTTGCGATAGAAACGGAGGAAAGATGGGAGTCGAAGCCTTAA
- a CDS encoding putative DNA binding domain-containing protein, protein MTKYELKQILENPFENEGWTRVLRDIFGVRNLLQTPKPITLPANDLAKKAVELGSFNTADGRVVGLYQIDLKNNVRIGQNRVGVRSLLRSVYKYDVDAALVVFVQNDKWRLSLISEIRVRNPETDEVIEQKTEPKRFTYLLGNGETVRTAVDSLDFYSQSDLKLDALLKAFSVEKLNKDFFTDYEAVFRLIEEEVKQSIPDTKANDKVAAEKRRLFTQRLFNRLMFIYFLQKKAWLEFDGDTDYLRRLFNEAEANGENFFADRLFWVFFSGLGEAESADVHDSNLLKGRRGKVPYLNGGLFEKDEDGFDERGSVSLGNENLGRILTLFERYNFTVDESSPIDVQVAVDPEMLGKVFEELVTGRGDSGSYYTPREIVQFMCREALIRYLEIADIGMAKLRALVYHYSDENLTVAEARALLQRLTEIRVVDPACGSGAYLLGILQELTILTGILDTRAQNADKEIFDRKLAIIQANLYGVDKDKFAVQIARLRLWLSLAIDFTGDEPQPLPNLDFKIECGDSLTAPDPSRANLDGVAEQIEQYRRAKAKFFDASIRAPHDKEYREGLLEEVNRLHDEISFWVHANQNAGVPEDAFDWAIEFAEVFKRNETGQRGFDVVLANPPYGAKVADNVRDLYFDRAREGSQSKDTYGLFMARGLQLLRSGGILSYIVSDTWRTIKSHLPLRRRILEQSTVHHFLDLPPWVFDATVNTCILTLTKQPPTEDNNVLAGDLRNLPVRNWRMLEDNLRVVSAHGFDAQTLDYARYTYPQRAITTYSNLSFFIASPELHQLFCNEDFTQLARMAQVKQGLITADNQHYLRKREGVRGSYEILDERKLLRETEIANLSQDEKRNGVDPNEYEGRHFLPYDKGGESNAGDGWLPNYYVPTGYFIDWSRSSVHRLETHTSDNQDGRIAARFQNRDYYFRQGITFSPTGVYSPTFRLGCNAIFGNKGSTIFSNEKPATLLLAILASVLSRYQLKNYLSHTVETGEEVLLNLMLPEMSPEDENQLETLVQSIIDSQKLDPLYSYYLHEQREIDSLIFGLYELTPDQVREVEMWFCRRYPRPAEAQGLTAEIKEKYADHLARCERILSKPPEYWLSNPILTLIAEGESSQLEFKETLEANNVTGEKHPGVLLGNLKTIAAFLNTDGGTLLIGVSDSGEIKGLGLDFRLCGKANVDGFELKLQDLIKDRLKAPVGKIKVRFETLPEGDVCRIDVEPNPAVTFLDGKDVYVRTGNRTEKLEGPRLAEWIQTRNAN, encoded by the coding sequence ATGACCAAATACGAACTGAAACAAATTCTTGAGAATCCATTCGAAAATGAAGGATGGACGCGAGTGCTGAGGGACATTTTCGGTGTTCGCAACCTGCTTCAAACTCCTAAGCCGATCACGCTTCCTGCAAATGACCTTGCGAAAAAGGCTGTCGAACTTGGCTCGTTCAACACCGCCGACGGCCGCGTCGTCGGACTCTATCAGATCGACCTCAAAAATAATGTCCGTATTGGGCAGAATCGTGTCGGCGTCAGATCACTTTTGCGGAGCGTCTACAAATACGACGTTGACGCTGCCCTTGTCGTTTTTGTCCAGAATGACAAATGGCGGCTCTCGCTTATATCTGAAATTCGTGTCCGGAATCCTGAAACAGATGAGGTAATCGAACAAAAGACCGAACCAAAACGGTTCACGTATCTGCTCGGTAACGGCGAGACGGTCCGAACTGCTGTTGATAGTCTTGATTTCTATTCCCAATCTGATCTCAAGCTTGATGCGCTCCTTAAAGCATTTTCGGTCGAAAAACTCAATAAGGATTTCTTCACGGATTACGAAGCGGTTTTCCGGCTTATCGAGGAAGAAGTTAAGCAAAGCATTCCTGATACCAAAGCAAACGATAAAGTAGCAGCCGAGAAACGACGGCTCTTCACCCAGCGTCTATTTAATCGCCTCATGTTCATATACTTTCTTCAAAAGAAAGCGTGGCTTGAGTTCGATGGCGATACCGACTATTTGCGCAGACTTTTCAACGAGGCCGAGGCAAATGGCGAAAACTTCTTCGCTGACCGATTATTCTGGGTATTCTTTTCCGGTTTAGGTGAAGCGGAAAGTGCCGATGTTCATGACTCGAATCTATTGAAGGGGCGGCGGGGCAAGGTTCCATATCTCAACGGTGGCCTATTCGAGAAAGACGAGGATGGTTTCGATGAACGCGGCAGCGTTTCACTCGGTAATGAGAATCTTGGCCGCATTCTAACCCTTTTCGAACGCTACAACTTCACGGTTGACGAATCTTCACCAATCGATGTTCAGGTTGCCGTTGACCCCGAAATGCTCGGCAAGGTTTTCGAAGAACTCGTCACCGGTCGAGGCGATAGCGGCAGCTACTATACTCCGCGAGAAATCGTCCAATTTATGTGCCGCGAAGCACTAATCCGATATTTGGAAATCGCTGATATTGGAATGGCAAAACTTCGGGCGTTGGTATACCACTATTCGGACGAGAATCTAACGGTCGCCGAGGCTCGGGCACTGCTTCAAAGGTTGACTGAGATCCGGGTGGTTGACCCAGCTTGTGGTTCAGGAGCGTATCTTCTTGGGATACTTCAGGAATTAACAATTCTAACCGGCATACTCGATACGCGTGCTCAAAATGCAGATAAGGAAATCTTTGATCGAAAGCTCGCCATCATTCAGGCCAATCTTTATGGCGTTGATAAAGACAAGTTTGCTGTTCAAATCGCGAGGCTTAGGCTATGGCTTAGTTTGGCTATTGATTTCACTGGGGACGAACCTCAGCCGCTTCCAAATCTCGACTTCAAGATTGAATGTGGTGACAGCCTAACGGCACCCGACCCGAGCCGAGCAAATCTAGATGGCGTGGCAGAGCAAATCGAGCAATATAGAAGGGCGAAGGCAAAATTCTTTGATGCGTCAATCCGTGCTCCGCATGACAAGGAATATCGCGAAGGTTTGCTGGAAGAGGTTAACCGTCTTCACGATGAGATTTCATTCTGGGTTCACGCTAATCAAAATGCTGGTGTTCCCGAGGATGCATTTGACTGGGCGATTGAATTTGCCGAGGTGTTTAAGCGAAATGAAACCGGGCAAAGGGGCTTCGATGTTGTCCTTGCGAACCCACCATACGGAGCAAAGGTTGCCGATAATGTGCGCGATCTTTACTTTGATCGGGCAAGAGAAGGCTCTCAGTCAAAAGACACATACGGGCTCTTCATGGCCCGAGGGCTTCAACTCCTTAGAAGTGGAGGGATTCTCAGCTACATTGTTTCCGACACATGGCGGACGATTAAATCTCATTTGCCTCTGCGGCGACGGATCCTCGAACAGTCAACCGTTCACCATTTCCTCGATCTGCCGCCGTGGGTCTTTGATGCAACTGTGAATACGTGCATTCTTACTCTCACGAAGCAACCGCCAACCGAAGATAACAACGTACTTGCCGGAGATCTTCGAAATCTTCCTGTTCGAAACTGGCGCATGCTGGAAGATAATCTTCGTGTTGTGTCGGCTCATGGTTTCGATGCTCAGACCCTCGACTATGCTCGCTACACATATCCTCAAAGAGCGATAACGACATACAGTAATCTCTCCTTTTTTATAGCGTCCCCCGAACTTCATCAGTTATTTTGTAACGAGGATTTCACGCAGCTTGCGCGGATGGCGCAGGTCAAGCAAGGATTGATTACCGCCGACAATCAACATTATCTGCGCAAAAGAGAGGGCGTGCGAGGGAGTTACGAAATTCTTGACGAACGGAAACTTCTCCGCGAAACAGAAATTGCAAATCTATCCCAAGACGAGAAACGCAACGGGGTCGATCCAAACGAATATGAGGGCAGACACTTTTTGCCCTATGACAAAGGAGGCGAAAGCAACGCCGGGGATGGTTGGCTTCCAAACTATTATGTCCCGACGGGCTACTTCATTGACTGGTCAAGGTCGTCTGTTCACCGTTTGGAGACCCACACAAGTGACAATCAGGATGGACGGATTGCGGCCCGTTTTCAGAATCGCGACTATTATTTTCGTCAAGGAATAACATTCTCACCAACGGGAGTCTACAGTCCCACGTTTAGATTGGGTTGCAATGCGATCTTTGGAAACAAAGGATCTACGATTTTCAGCAACGAGAAACCTGCGACGTTGCTTCTGGCTATTTTGGCTTCCGTTTTATCGCGGTATCAATTAAAGAACTACTTGTCCCACACAGTCGAAACCGGCGAAGAAGTACTTCTCAACTTAATGCTGCCTGAAATGTCACCGGAAGATGAGAATCAGCTTGAAACACTGGTTCAGTCAATAATTGATAGTCAGAAACTTGACCCGCTGTATTCATATTATCTTCATGAACAAAGGGAAATCGATTCGCTGATATTCGGGCTTTATGAGCTAACTCCAGATCAGGTACGGGAAGTCGAAATGTGGTTTTGTAGACGGTATCCACGACCAGCGGAAGCTCAGGGCCTTACCGCGGAGATCAAGGAAAAGTATGCGGACCATTTGGCTCGTTGCGAACGCATTCTTTCAAAGCCACCCGAATATTGGCTTTCCAATCCGATTCTCACATTAATCGCCGAGGGTGAGAGTTCACAATTAGAGTTCAAGGAAACCTTAGAAGCAAACAATGTCACAGGTGAGAAACATCCGGGCGTCTTGCTCGGCAATCTGAAAACCATAGCGGCATTTCTAAATACCGATGGCGGAACGCTTCTGATCGGCGTCTCCGATTCCGGCGAGATTAAAGGATTAGGACTCGATTTTAGGCTATGCGGCAAGGCTAATGTTGACGGTTTCGAGCTAAAACTACAAGACCTAATAAAAGACCGCCTAAAAGCTCCAGTTGGAAAGATTAAGGTCAGATTCGAAACCCTGCCCGAAGGCGATGTTTGCCGAATAGACGTCGAACCCAATCCCGCGGTTACATTCCTGGACGGAAAAGATGTATATGTGCGAACAGGCAACAGAACGGAGAAACTCGAAGGCCCTCGACTGGCCGAGTGGATACAAACACGAAATGCAAATTGA
- a CDS encoding DEAD/DEAH box helicase family protein, whose product MSSKFFTNSNERSLFDKFTGIIHGMKDLYAFHAVVGYFRSSGYFALQPYLKDLKKIKILVGINVDQMFAETQRKGLLFFGDEARAKQEFLNWFIQDIREAKYSAEVEEGILQFVTDLIEGRIEVRAHNSRAIHAKFYLFLPEHHTANSDGWVIMGSSNLTEAGLGIKQSPNYELNIALKDFDDVQFAKGEFTNLWAESTPILPADIQSFKDKTHIGQVFTPHEIYLKFLTEYFGRNIDYDPDTVGDLPSTFRKLSYQIDAVNEGFQMLMRDNGFFLADVVGLGKTVVAAMIAKRFRIANGSQNTKILVVYPPALERNWKDTFRQFRLDKDTKFITNGSLEKILDGNDHNYWPKEEYDLILVDEAHRYRNHTSQMFQNLQRICKSPRTGDGLIADDKKKVILISATPLNNRPQDIYYQLQLFQDSRRSTLTETNLQAFFGPIIREYKEIIRDPQPDLGRIRELYQQMRERIISPITVRRTRTDLRNYPKYLQDLKEQGIDFPEISPPREIEYELRGKIGELFTHSMDVLTNEVKYFRYQAVLALKEEIRDEQYPQARIVSLSLAGILRNLMVKRLESSFYAFKRTLRNVAKATERMIAMFANDKVFIAPDFDVNALMEKGYTMEEVENYILERTVDDPDSRNRIFPASDFEPEFVVGLRNDLDLLNGLIKQWKEIDEDPKLETFFDALDRQFLNTSTNASGKLVIFTESKDTANHLHESIKERLGIDALNVSAENRKKLFETIRDNFDANYTGEQKDDHQLLITTDVLAEGVNLHRANVIVNYDTPWNATRLMQRIGRVNRIGSVGKVVYSYNFYPSPQGDEYINLYNKALVKLQSFHSAFGEDAKIYTHEEFVEQFKLFQEGLEDEEDKRLFYLRYIREFKDANPNKFKRIKAFPLKARTGRSISRSKKQDVEDSTVIFLKSQYKTEFYTSRGDGNVEALTFLQAAAIFEARSSEPAFPLPPNHYDHVQAALNTFEKDFFGSSTEAVTTTDKADARSNQAKKFLRDISGITKHDEIKTVCGNLGELIDRGTYAALPGEVRKLRQKVEKRQITWQQAESILVELARKFDALDESDGSTSITELSANIEPEIVLSETFIP is encoded by the coding sequence ATGTCTTCCAAATTTTTCACGAATAGCAACGAACGAAGTTTGTTCGATAAATTTACTGGGATCATCCATGGCATGAAAGATCTATACGCCTTTCATGCGGTAGTCGGTTATTTCAGATCTTCAGGGTACTTCGCGCTTCAGCCATATCTGAAAGATCTGAAAAAGATCAAGATTTTGGTCGGCATCAATGTCGATCAGATGTTCGCAGAAACCCAACGCAAGGGTCTTCTGTTCTTTGGCGATGAAGCAAGGGCAAAGCAAGAGTTCTTAAACTGGTTCATTCAGGACATTCGTGAGGCCAAGTATTCAGCGGAAGTCGAAGAAGGTATTTTGCAGTTCGTAACCGACCTTATTGAGGGGCGAATTGAGGTGCGTGCTCACAATTCGAGAGCGATTCACGCAAAATTCTACCTATTCCTACCTGAGCATCACACTGCCAATTCCGACGGTTGGGTGATAATGGGCTCTTCGAACCTCACCGAAGCAGGGTTGGGAATCAAGCAAAGTCCAAATTATGAGCTCAACATTGCCCTAAAGGATTTCGACGACGTCCAGTTTGCAAAAGGTGAGTTTACCAATCTCTGGGCGGAATCGACGCCGATCTTACCCGCAGATATTCAGTCATTCAAAGATAAAACGCACATCGGGCAGGTATTTACGCCCCACGAGATTTATCTCAAATTCCTAACAGAATATTTCGGACGCAACATCGATTACGATCCGGACACGGTTGGCGACCTCCCATCAACTTTCCGCAAACTGAGCTATCAGATCGACGCAGTTAACGAAGGTTTTCAAATGTTGATGCGCGATAACGGCTTCTTCCTTGCGGACGTTGTGGGTCTTGGCAAAACGGTCGTTGCTGCGATGATCGCGAAACGATTCCGTATCGCCAATGGCTCACAGAATACAAAGATCCTTGTCGTTTATCCCCCGGCCCTCGAACGGAATTGGAAAGACACGTTTAGGCAGTTTCGCCTTGATAAGGACACTAAATTTATTACCAACGGAAGTCTCGAAAAAATTCTTGATGGAAATGACCATAACTACTGGCCCAAAGAAGAGTACGACCTGATCCTTGTTGACGAAGCGCATCGCTATCGCAATCACACGTCTCAGATGTTTCAGAATCTTCAGCGGATCTGCAAATCTCCGCGAACCGGCGATGGTTTGATCGCTGATGATAAGAAGAAGGTTATTCTGATCTCGGCAACGCCACTCAACAACCGGCCGCAGGATATTTATTATCAGCTGCAGTTGTTTCAGGACTCACGTCGAAGCACACTGACCGAGACAAATCTCCAGGCATTTTTTGGCCCGATAATCCGCGAGTATAAAGAGATCATCCGAGACCCCCAGCCGGACCTTGGGCGGATTCGCGAGTTATATCAACAGATGCGAGAGAGGATAATTTCGCCGATAACTGTTCGTCGAACCAGGACCGACCTCAGGAACTATCCAAAGTACCTTCAAGACCTTAAAGAGCAAGGCATTGATTTTCCGGAAATATCGCCTCCGCGAGAGATCGAGTACGAACTGAGAGGAAAGATCGGCGAACTCTTTACTCATTCGATGGATGTCTTGACGAATGAAGTGAAGTACTTCCGTTATCAGGCGGTCCTGGCTCTCAAAGAAGAGATCCGTGACGAGCAATATCCACAGGCGCGTATAGTTTCGCTTTCGCTTGCAGGGATACTTCGGAATCTAATGGTCAAGCGTCTTGAAAGCAGTTTTTATGCTTTCAAACGAACATTGAGAAATGTTGCAAAAGCAACCGAGCGAATGATCGCGATGTTTGCGAATGACAAAGTTTTCATCGCTCCCGACTTCGACGTAAACGCCCTGATGGAAAAGGGCTATACGATGGAAGAGGTCGAAAACTACATCCTCGAGCGCACAGTTGATGACCCGGATTCTCGCAACCGTATCTTCCCGGCTTCTGATTTCGAGCCAGAATTCGTGGTTGGATTAAGGAACGATCTCGACCTATTAAATGGCCTCATTAAACAATGGAAAGAGATCGATGAGGATCCAAAACTTGAGACATTTTTCGACGCTCTGGATAGGCAATTCCTAAATACCTCAACTAATGCCTCAGGCAAGCTTGTGATCTTCACCGAAAGCAAGGACACGGCGAATCATCTGCACGAGAGCATTAAGGAACGTTTGGGTATTGATGCATTAAATGTGTCGGCGGAAAATCGGAAGAAGTTGTTTGAAACTATTCGCGATAATTTCGATGCGAATTACACGGGCGAGCAAAAGGACGATCACCAATTACTCATTACTACCGATGTGCTCGCCGAGGGCGTTAATCTGCATCGGGCAAATGTGATAGTAAATTACGACACGCCATGGAACGCAACGCGTTTGATGCAGCGAATTGGCCGGGTCAATCGTATCGGCAGTGTTGGCAAGGTTGTATATAGCTATAACTTTTATCCGTCGCCGCAAGGCGACGAGTACATAAACCTCTATAACAAGGCTTTGGTTAAGTTGCAGAGCTTTCATTCGGCATTTGGCGAAGACGCAAAGATCTATACACACGAGGAATTCGTTGAGCAATTCAAACTCTTTCAGGAGGGGCTCGAAGATGAGGAGGACAAGCGCCTTTTCTATCTGAGATATATTCGCGAATTCAAAGATGCCAATCCAAATAAGTTCAAACGCATTAAGGCCTTTCCGCTCAAGGCGAGGACCGGACGTAGTATTTCGAGATCGAAGAAGCAAGACGTTGAAGATTCGACAGTGATCTTCCTAAAATCGCAGTACAAGACCGAATTTTATACCTCAAGAGGAGATGGAAATGTCGAGGCTCTGACATTCCTCCAGGCCGCAGCTATCTTTGAGGCAAGATCATCGGAACCGGCCTTTCCCCTGCCGCCAAACCACTACGATCATGTGCAGGCGGCATTGAACACATTTGAAAAGGATTTCTTTGGCTCATCAACGGAAGCGGTGACCACAACCGACAAGGCCGATGCCAGATCGAATCAGGCAAAGAAATTTCTACGCGACATCTCGGGCATTACAAAACATGATGAGATCAAGACTGTTTGCGGGAACCTGGGCGAATTGATAGATCGTGGAACATATGCCGCCTTGCCCGGCGAGGTGCGAAAGCTCCGGCAAAAGGTTGAAAAGCGGCAGATCACCTGGCAACAGGCAGAATCGATACTCGTCGAACTTGCGCGAAAGTTTGACGCTCTGGATGAAAGCGACGGCTCGACGAGCATTACCGAGCTTTCCGCTAACATTGAACCTGAGATCGTGCTCTCGGAGACGTTTATCCCATAA
- a CDS encoding zf-TFIIB domain-containing protein translates to MGVEALNCPNCGAGVDSDASQCTFCKTRLKTVACPKCFGLMFVGSRFCGHCGAIAAPVGISPDGDKTECPRCKVRLETLSIGDTSFRGCTKCDGMWMMTADFENVCAERERQAAIFSFLDARGVRPQIMTKVNYVPCPDCGELMNRKNFARSSGVIVDVCRDHGVWFDADELPAIIEFIRAGGMDRAREKEKMAIEQQRAKLRDEMSRQALTDRRFGASSGVDPDEGLNIRAFVRSLFG, encoded by the coding sequence ATGGGAGTCGAAGCCTTAAATTGCCCAAACTGTGGTGCGGGAGTCGATAGCGACGCCTCGCAATGCACATTTTGCAAAACGCGGCTGAAAACGGTCGCATGCCCGAAATGCTTTGGGCTGATGTTTGTCGGAAGTCGATTCTGCGGCCATTGCGGCGCCATCGCGGCTCCGGTCGGCATCTCGCCCGACGGCGACAAGACCGAATGTCCGCGATGCAAGGTGCGCCTCGAAACGCTCTCGATCGGCGATACCAGCTTTCGCGGCTGTACGAAGTGCGATGGCATGTGGATGATGACCGCCGATTTTGAGAACGTCTGCGCCGAACGCGAACGCCAAGCAGCGATCTTTTCATTTCTCGACGCACGCGGCGTCCGCCCGCAGATCATGACAAAGGTAAATTATGTCCCGTGTCCGGACTGCGGCGAGTTGATGAACCGCAAGAATTTTGCGCGTTCGTCGGGCGTTATAGTGGACGTCTGCCGCGATCACGGCGTGTGGTTCGATGCGGACGAGCTGCCCGCGATCATCGAATTCATACGTGCAGGCGGTATGGACCGCGCCCGTGAAAAAGAGAAAATGGCTATCGAGCAGCAGCGTGCAAAACTCCGCGACGAAATGAGCCGGCAGGCCTTGACCGATCGTCGTTTTGGGGCTTCGTCAGGTGTCGATCCTGACGAAGGCCTTAACATCAGGGCTTTTGTACGGTCGCTTTTCGGCTAG